Proteins from a genomic interval of Sporolactobacillus sp. Y61:
- a CDS encoding long-chain-fatty-acid--CoA ligase — MLHQLFVPDFLRRAVKLFPDKTAVVDQDIRLTYRQFEERVNQLSHLLIDLGVKKGDRVAYLAPNTLQMLEGMFGVNQIGAITVPLNTRLIPSAYAYIINHSGAKVLMVDAELAPLIEPVKNKLKQVEYFILLPSPDQKDRTGWISYEEKLEKYPADLPPVPEMSEMDLATILYTSGTTGLPKGVMHSHRSMYFNALNGCIHVRTTDRDVLLHTLPLFHVNGWGTPFVLTAGGGTHVLIRKIDPGRILELVGKEKVTLACMVPAMINMLLHHPNAKTSPPGHHMKVVVAGSAPPPSYVKLVEDILGWEFIQGYGATETAPLVLITQVKSSMEQGTENLQKLKASAGICMMNMDIRIVDEAGRDVSADGRQMGELIVRGNNIMEGYWQQPEETAKAIKDGWYYTGDMATIDKDGVVAIVDRKKDIIISGGENISSIEVEGVLSRHPAVLEAAVIAVPHEKWGEVPHAVCMLKPGQTATDQELLAFCREHLPSFKTPKSVAFVNQLPRTASGKVRKVDLRQPFWTNR, encoded by the coding sequence ATGTTGCATCAGCTCTTTGTGCCGGACTTTCTTAGACGCGCCGTGAAGCTGTTTCCAGATAAGACAGCTGTCGTGGATCAGGACATTCGCCTGACTTACCGCCAGTTTGAGGAAAGGGTGAATCAGCTGTCCCATCTGCTGATTGATCTGGGTGTGAAAAAAGGGGATCGTGTGGCTTATCTGGCGCCGAATACGCTCCAGATGCTGGAAGGAATGTTCGGTGTGAACCAGATCGGCGCCATCACCGTCCCGCTCAATACCCGGCTGATTCCTTCCGCCTACGCGTACATCATCAATCACAGTGGAGCAAAGGTGCTCATGGTTGATGCAGAACTGGCGCCATTGATCGAACCGGTAAAAAATAAACTGAAACAGGTGGAATATTTCATCCTGCTGCCATCCCCCGATCAGAAAGACCGGACAGGATGGATCAGTTACGAAGAAAAACTTGAAAAGTATCCGGCCGACCTGCCGCCAGTACCGGAAATGAGTGAAATGGATCTGGCTACCATTCTTTACACCAGTGGGACAACCGGATTACCGAAAGGGGTGATGCATTCACACCGAAGCATGTATTTTAACGCCCTTAATGGCTGTATTCACGTCCGTACAACTGACCGGGATGTCCTGCTTCACACCTTGCCTCTTTTTCATGTCAACGGGTGGGGGACACCTTTTGTCCTTACAGCCGGCGGTGGTACGCACGTGCTGATCCGCAAGATTGATCCCGGGCGGATCCTCGAACTGGTGGGGAAGGAAAAAGTGACGCTGGCCTGTATGGTTCCGGCAATGATCAATATGCTGCTGCATCATCCGAACGCAAAAACGTCGCCGCCCGGACATCACATGAAGGTCGTTGTTGCCGGATCGGCACCGCCGCCATCCTATGTCAAGCTGGTTGAAGACATTCTGGGCTGGGAATTCATCCAGGGGTATGGGGCGACAGAGACAGCCCCGCTGGTACTCATCACACAGGTCAAGTCATCGATGGAGCAGGGCACCGAGAACCTGCAGAAACTGAAAGCCAGTGCCGGCATCTGCATGATGAATATGGATATTCGGATCGTCGATGAAGCCGGGCGTGACGTCAGCGCCGACGGCAGGCAGATGGGCGAACTCATTGTCCGTGGCAATAACATCATGGAAGGCTACTGGCAGCAGCCGGAAGAGACGGCGAAAGCGATTAAGGACGGCTGGTACTACACCGGTGATATGGCTACCATTGATAAAGACGGTGTCGTCGCGATTGTCGACCGAAAAAAAGACATCATCATCAGCGGCGGCGAAAATATCTCATCGATTGAAGTTGAGGGCGTCCTGTCCAGACATCCGGCTGTTCTGGAGGCAGCAGTCATTGCTGTCCCACATGAAAAATGGGGCGAAGTGCCGCACGCGGTCTGTATGCTGAAGCCGGGACAGACGGCAACGGATCAGGAACTGCTGGCCTTTTGCCGGGAACATCTGCCTTCTTTTAAAACACCGAAGTCCGTTGCCTTTGTGAACCAGCTGCCGCGGACCGCTTCCGGTAAGGTGAGAAAGGTCGACCTGCGTCAACCTTTCTGGACGAATCGATAA
- a CDS encoding 3-hydroxyacyl-CoA dehydrogenase NAD-binding domain-containing protein — MTRTIRKAAVIGSGVMGSGIAAHLANAGIPCLLLDIVPDRLTAKEAAGGLTLNDPQVRNRLATAAITGLKRAKPAPLYDSELARLITPGNLEDHLDQLKEVDWIIEVIVENLSIKKELLAKIETVWQPGTIVSSNTSGISINEMAAGRSLAFRQHFSGTHFFNPPRYLKLLEIIPGKETDPKIVAAISAFCEKTLGKGIVMAKDTPNFIANRIGTYGLLVTLQEMTEKGYSVDEVDAVTGPVLGRPRSATLRTLDVVGIDTFMHVARNVYGHVTDEAEKAVFTIPAFIQEMVSKGWIGAKVGQGFYKKVMTEKGKAILALDLETMTYQPRKKVVSMDLAEAKEAGEMANRIKTLVYGEDRYAQLAWNVTRKVLLYAAEKAGEISDSIVDIDRAMKWGFNWALGPFEIWDAIGLKTSVQRMEQEGDAPPEWVLAWIEAGHDSFYRRKNGHIEHFSQTSGVITGADSAEFKKVPLKTIGVQRYMRMETRPDQISLQSLKGQNKVILANKGASVIDLGDDVACLEFHSPNNAINDDVLSMIDRSLEEVRNHFKGLVIAGEGKHFCVGANILQLLTHAFRKNWSAIDQMTRTFQNTLMRLKYFEKPVVIAPHQMTLGGGLEVCLAADQVNPAAETYAGLVEVGVGLIPAGGGTKEMALRASRRIKGYPRADLQPFVLKAFEMIGTAKVSSSAHEAQKFGWFRETDRVIINSDNRIYEAKQTVLSLVATGYRPPQEEKVTVIGEDGKALLLLAADNMRRSGYASEYDRVIAGKLAHVLSGGDVPAGSCVTEQYLLDLEREAFLSLCGEAKTQARIQHMLTRGKPLRN; from the coding sequence TTGACGCGAACGATACGCAAAGCTGCGGTTATCGGATCCGGTGTGATGGGATCCGGGATCGCCGCTCATCTGGCAAATGCCGGCATCCCATGCCTGCTGCTCGATATCGTGCCGGACCGGTTGACCGCGAAAGAGGCAGCGGGGGGTCTGACGTTAAACGATCCTCAGGTACGCAACCGCCTGGCAACGGCTGCCATTACCGGACTGAAAAGAGCGAAACCGGCACCATTATATGATTCTGAGCTGGCCCGACTGATTACACCAGGAAATCTTGAGGACCATCTGGACCAGCTGAAAGAGGTCGACTGGATTATCGAAGTTATCGTCGAAAATCTGTCGATAAAAAAAGAACTGCTGGCAAAGATCGAAACCGTCTGGCAGCCGGGGACAATCGTCAGCTCGAATACGTCAGGCATATCCATCAATGAGATGGCCGCCGGTCGAAGCCTCGCATTCAGACAGCACTTTTCAGGGACGCATTTCTTCAATCCGCCACGCTATTTAAAATTGCTGGAGATTATTCCCGGCAAAGAGACAGATCCGAAAATCGTTGCGGCGATATCCGCTTTCTGTGAAAAAACGCTGGGCAAGGGCATTGTCATGGCTAAAGATACACCAAACTTTATCGCCAACCGGATCGGAACATACGGGCTGCTCGTGACGCTGCAGGAAATGACAGAGAAAGGGTACAGTGTCGATGAGGTGGATGCAGTGACCGGCCCGGTACTGGGCCGGCCGAGGAGCGCCACGCTGCGCACGCTTGATGTCGTTGGCATCGACACATTCATGCATGTGGCCCGGAACGTCTATGGACATGTGACCGATGAAGCAGAAAAAGCAGTATTCACCATCCCTGCCTTTATTCAGGAAATGGTATCGAAAGGATGGATTGGCGCTAAAGTCGGGCAGGGTTTTTATAAAAAAGTCATGACGGAAAAAGGGAAAGCCATCCTGGCGCTTGATCTGGAGACGATGACCTATCAGCCGAGGAAGAAAGTCGTGTCGATGGATCTTGCGGAAGCAAAAGAAGCCGGAGAAATGGCCAACAGGATTAAGACACTGGTCTATGGAGAGGACCGGTATGCACAGCTCGCCTGGAACGTGACCCGCAAAGTGCTCCTGTACGCTGCGGAAAAAGCAGGCGAGATCAGCGACTCCATCGTCGACATCGATCGAGCGATGAAATGGGGCTTTAACTGGGCGCTCGGTCCGTTTGAAATCTGGGATGCCATCGGTCTGAAAACCTCTGTCCAGCGCATGGAGCAGGAAGGGGATGCACCTCCTGAATGGGTCCTTGCCTGGATCGAAGCGGGTCATGATTCTTTTTACAGACGAAAAAACGGTCATATCGAACATTTTTCTCAAACAAGCGGTGTCATTACGGGAGCTGATTCAGCAGAATTCAAAAAGGTTCCGCTGAAAACGATCGGAGTGCAGCGCTACATGCGGATGGAGACACGGCCTGATCAGATTTCCCTGCAGTCGCTGAAAGGGCAGAACAAAGTCATTTTGGCGAATAAAGGAGCGAGCGTGATTGATCTGGGGGATGATGTAGCCTGCCTGGAATTTCATTCGCCAAACAATGCAATTAACGACGACGTCCTGTCGATGATCGACAGGAGCCTGGAGGAAGTGCGGAACCATTTCAAAGGTCTGGTTATTGCCGGCGAGGGCAAGCATTTTTGTGTGGGGGCCAATATTTTACAGTTATTAACGCATGCATTCCGTAAAAACTGGTCCGCCATTGATCAGATGACCCGAACCTTTCAGAACACACTGATGCGATTGAAGTATTTTGAGAAACCGGTGGTGATTGCGCCTCATCAGATGACCCTTGGCGGCGGCCTCGAAGTCTGCCTGGCGGCCGATCAGGTTAACCCGGCGGCCGAGACGTATGCCGGGCTGGTGGAGGTGGGGGTCGGATTGATTCCCGCCGGCGGAGGAACGAAAGAGATGGCCCTCCGTGCGTCAAGACGGATCAAGGGCTATCCGCGTGCCGACCTGCAGCCATTCGTTCTGAAAGCGTTCGAAATGATTGGAACGGCCAAAGTATCTTCCAGCGCACATGAAGCTCAAAAATTCGGCTGGTTTCGTGAGACCGATCGCGTGATCATCAACAGCGATAATCGGATTTACGAAGCGAAACAAACGGTTCTGTCGCTTGTTGCAACAGGATACAGACCACCCCAGGAAGAGAAAGTCACCGTCATCGGCGAAGATGGGAAGGCCCTGCTGCTTCTGGCTGCCGATAACATGCGCCGGAGCGGTTACGCCAGCGAATACGACCGGGTGATTGCCGGTAAACTGGCACATGTTCTTTCGGGGGGAGATGTACCTGCAGGTTCCTGTGTTACGGAGCAGTACCTGCTCGACCTGGAGCGGGAAGCGTTCCTCAGTCTGTGCGGTGAGGCGAAGACCCAGGCGAGAATTCAGCACATGCTGACCAGAGGCAAACCGCTCCGGAACTGA
- a CDS encoding acetyl-CoA C-acyltransferase — protein sequence MNEAVIVSAARTPVGKAVKGSLAQTRPEDLGKAVLHAVIDRADGLQNEDIEDVIIGCAMPEGPQGMNVARILSLYAGYPESTPALTVNRFCSSGLQAIAFAAERIMLGHADVIVAGGVESMSQVPMTGFKLSPHPKIVEAYPELYISMGHTAENVAKRFGVTREDQDRFALSSHRKAAAAIRTGKFNEEIVPVPVTQKGVAPDGTPWEKAFVFDTDEGVRADTTLEKLAALRPSFSKNGSVTAGNASPMSDGAAAVAVMSRKKADALGLSPLATFRSFAVAGVDPEIMGIGPVEAIPKALNLAGLTLEDIDLFEINEAFASQCVQVIRKLGIDEKKVNVNGGAIALGHPLGCTGAKLTASLIYELRRRGGGYGVVSMCIGGGMGAAGVFEVHAP from the coding sequence GTGAACGAAGCCGTTATTGTCTCGGCAGCACGGACACCGGTTGGTAAAGCGGTCAAAGGCAGCCTCGCGCAGACAAGACCGGAAGACCTGGGGAAGGCGGTATTACATGCTGTCATCGACCGCGCTGACGGGCTGCAGAACGAAGATATAGAGGATGTGATCATCGGCTGCGCAATGCCGGAAGGTCCACAGGGCATGAATGTCGCGCGAATCCTCTCACTCTATGCCGGTTATCCAGAGTCGACGCCTGCTCTGACCGTCAACCGGTTTTGCTCCTCCGGACTGCAGGCGATCGCATTTGCCGCCGAACGGATTATGCTGGGGCATGCAGATGTCATTGTTGCCGGTGGTGTCGAGAGCATGAGTCAGGTACCGATGACCGGATTCAAACTTTCACCCCATCCAAAGATTGTGGAAGCGTATCCGGAACTATATATCAGCATGGGGCACACAGCAGAGAATGTCGCCAAACGATTCGGAGTTACACGGGAAGATCAGGACCGATTTGCTCTTTCCAGTCACCGGAAAGCAGCTGCTGCCATCCGAACCGGAAAATTTAATGAAGAAATTGTCCCGGTGCCGGTCACTCAGAAAGGTGTTGCTCCAGATGGAACCCCCTGGGAGAAAGCCTTCGTCTTCGACACCGATGAGGGCGTCCGGGCCGACACGACTCTGGAGAAGCTGGCAGCACTGCGTCCTTCTTTTTCGAAGAACGGCTCAGTCACAGCCGGAAACGCCTCACCGATGAGTGACGGAGCAGCAGCGGTCGCCGTCATGAGCCGAAAGAAAGCGGATGCACTCGGACTTAGCCCGCTCGCCACATTCCGGTCCTTCGCCGTAGCCGGTGTCGACCCGGAGATCATGGGGATCGGTCCGGTCGAGGCCATTCCGAAAGCGTTGAACCTCGCCGGGCTGACTCTGGAAGACATTGACCTGTTTGAGATCAATGAGGCATTTGCATCGCAATGTGTGCAAGTCATTCGCAAACTGGGCATTGATGAAAAAAAAGTCAATGTCAATGGCGGAGCGATCGCTCTCGGCCATCCGCTCGGCTGTACAGGCGCCAAACTGACAGCGAGTCTGATTTACGAATTAAGGCGTCGCGGTGGAGGATATGGAGTCGTCTCGATGTGTATCGGCGGAGGAATGGGAGCTGCTGGCGTATTCGAAGTCCATGCTCCGTAG
- a CDS encoding acyl-CoA dehydrogenase family protein, protein MALKRKRTGAHFLIEETDPNGLIFPEDFSEEQRMFAETTQSFIEKEVVPNDEQIERPDYKLTVELIRKAGELGILAVDVPEAFGGLGADKVSSTVITESLARGSSFSLSASAHSGIGTLPIVFFGSDEQKKKYLPDLAGGVKIAAYCLTEPSSGSDALSAKTTAKLSDDGKYYVLNGEKQFITNAGFADIFIVYARIDGKDFSAFIVEREMPGLSLGPEEKKMGIKGSSTRPVILEDVNVPVENLLGEAGKGHVIAFNILNIGRFKLAAGVLGAAKDAIRLAAKFANERTQFKKPLSFFPLIRQKLAEMNAQTYALESMVYRTSGLIDTSLKDLDYSSSDIGLQSAKGIAEYAIECSINKVFGSETLDFVADEGVQIHGGYGFTKDYKIERIYRDSRINRIFEGTNEINRLVIISTLQKKVMKGDLPLLEKAVTLKAEIQDLLAGKPEADAPGQEAWLISAAKKVFLLVLGQAFQKYGVKLQYEQQLLSHLSDMIIQIYAMESSFLRSVKRLEKMGAEKAKNSSEMAQLIVQEGFNQVETLALEALAKIESGESLLRQLILLRKITSRLPVNSLQLKLDIGARVVEAEKYSV, encoded by the coding sequence ATGGCCCTGAAGCGTAAACGAACAGGCGCACACTTTTTAATCGAAGAAACAGACCCGAACGGACTGATCTTCCCGGAAGATTTTTCAGAAGAACAGCGAATGTTTGCAGAAACAACCCAATCATTTATTGAAAAAGAAGTGGTGCCAAACGATGAGCAGATTGAGCGTCCTGACTATAAGCTGACAGTTGAGCTGATCCGGAAGGCGGGCGAACTGGGCATTCTTGCGGTCGACGTGCCGGAAGCATTTGGTGGACTCGGTGCCGACAAAGTGAGTTCCACTGTGATCACCGAATCGCTGGCAAGGGGCTCCTCCTTTTCCCTGTCCGCCTCGGCTCATTCCGGAATCGGCACACTGCCGATTGTGTTCTTCGGCAGTGACGAGCAGAAGAAAAAGTATCTCCCTGATTTGGCCGGCGGCGTGAAGATTGCGGCATATTGCCTGACTGAACCGTCGTCCGGATCGGACGCGCTGAGCGCGAAGACGACCGCAAAGCTTTCCGATGATGGAAAGTATTATGTCTTAAATGGCGAAAAGCAGTTTATCACCAACGCGGGATTTGCCGATATTTTTATCGTGTATGCCAGGATCGACGGCAAGGACTTCTCTGCTTTTATCGTAGAGCGTGAGATGCCCGGACTCAGCCTCGGACCGGAAGAAAAGAAAATGGGAATTAAAGGCTCATCCACCCGACCGGTCATCCTGGAAGATGTCAACGTGCCGGTTGAAAATCTGCTCGGTGAGGCGGGTAAAGGCCATGTCATCGCATTCAACATACTGAACATTGGCCGGTTCAAACTGGCTGCCGGTGTGCTGGGTGCTGCCAAAGATGCGATCCGCCTCGCCGCAAAATTCGCGAATGAGCGGACACAGTTTAAAAAGCCGCTTTCTTTCTTCCCGCTGATCCGTCAGAAACTTGCAGAGATGAACGCGCAAACCTACGCGCTGGAAAGCATGGTCTATCGCACATCAGGGCTGATCGACACGTCGCTGAAAGATCTGGACTACAGCAGTTCTGACATCGGACTGCAGTCAGCGAAAGGCATTGCCGAGTATGCCATCGAGTGTTCGATCAACAAAGTGTTTGGTTCGGAAACGCTCGATTTTGTTGCCGATGAGGGGGTTCAGATTCACGGCGGCTACGGGTTCACTAAAGATTATAAAATTGAACGCATTTACCGGGATTCGAGAATCAACCGGATCTTTGAAGGAACAAACGAAATCAATCGTCTGGTGATCATCAGCACGCTGCAGAAAAAGGTTATGAAAGGCGATCTGCCGCTGCTGGAAAAAGCGGTAACACTGAAAGCGGAAATTCAGGATCTGCTGGCCGGTAAACCGGAAGCCGATGCGCCTGGTCAGGAAGCCTGGCTGATTTCGGCGGCGAAGAAAGTTTTCCTGCTGGTACTCGGCCAGGCATTCCAGAAGTACGGGGTGAAACTCCAATATGAGCAGCAGCTGCTGAGCCATCTCAGTGACATGATCATTCAGATTTACGCAATGGAGAGCTCATTTTTACGATCCGTAAAGCGATTGGAGAAAATGGGTGCCGAGAAAGCGAAAAACAGCAGCGAAATGGCACAGCTCATCGTGCAGGAAGGCTTTAACCAGGTGGAAACGCTGGCTTTAGAAGCACTGGCAAAAATTGAGAGCGGCGAATCCCTGCTCAGACAACTTATCCTGCTGCGGAAAATCACGAGCCGCCTGCCGGTCAATTCCCTGCAGCTTAAACTGGACATCGGTGCCCGTGTCGTTGAAGCCGAAAAGTACTCTGTATAA
- a CDS encoding GNAT family N-acetyltransferase — translation MDYQFQVMNQQQAEEIAYNWHYEGIYAFYDMESDPEDLAEFIDSEKRGESCYAVIENQTLIGFLSVSRVDTTTVEIGLGMKPELTGHGQGLSFVQACIEWTRKQHAPKTIMLSVATFNQRAVKVYEKAGFQPVETYIQETNGGHYPFLKMKKIFEK, via the coding sequence ATGGACTATCAGTTTCAGGTCATGAATCAACAACAGGCGGAAGAGATCGCCTACAACTGGCATTATGAAGGAATCTATGCATTCTATGACATGGAATCGGATCCGGAAGACCTTGCCGAATTCATAGATTCAGAAAAACGAGGGGAAAGCTGTTATGCCGTGATCGAAAATCAAACGTTAATTGGATTCTTGTCTGTCAGTCGAGTGGATACAACAACAGTAGAGATCGGTCTGGGCATGAAGCCTGAGCTGACAGGGCACGGTCAAGGCTTATCTTTTGTTCAGGCTTGTATTGAATGGACACGAAAACAGCATGCACCGAAAACAATCATGTTATCCGTTGCGACTTTTAACCAACGGGCAGTAAAAGTTTATGAGAAAGCAGGATTTCAGCCGGTTGAAACATATATTCAGGAAACAAACGGCGGTCACTATCCCTTTTTAAAGATGAAAAAGATTTTTGAAAAATGA
- a CDS encoding RNA-guided endonuclease TnpB family protein produces MVLKGLKLRIYPNKEQKLKIKLNFGYNRFVWNQMLNMMIERYRNNPDSSFLNAFALNNMLKALKIEYPWLKDAESTSLQCTNHDLVEAYKKFFKEHTGFPKFKSKKYPKQSFQSKCVGKNIKQVNKHHVKLPKLGIVRFKAGIKIPEKIKSVTVRLSPTGKYYAVLLVEYENQTFNKTGRQLGIDLGVADLVIGSDGIKFPTIRFDKILAKKKYYWEKRLARRRLQAQKEIAWDKHNKVLNPRCLDDFKNYKKAKLMVAEYNEKMTNQRNDYLHKITMQLVKDNDVIVMEDLKAKNLLRNHKLSRAIVNQSWREMRRMLEYKCAWCGKKLVIVNPYKTSQICSECGYDDGKHTLDIRDWTCPGCGHHHDRDINAAKNILRLGTSLGKRVVTSA; encoded by the coding sequence ATGGTATTAAAGGGTTTAAAGTTAAGAATATATCCTAACAAAGAACAAAAACTTAAAATTAAATTAAACTTTGGCTATAACCGTTTTGTGTGGAATCAGATGTTAAACATGATGATTGAACGATACCGCAACAATCCTGACTCTTCTTTTCTTAACGCTTTTGCATTGAATAACATGCTTAAAGCCTTGAAGATTGAGTATCCATGGTTAAAAGATGCTGAGAGTACCAGTTTACAATGTACGAATCATGATCTGGTGGAAGCATATAAAAAGTTTTTCAAAGAACATACCGGTTTTCCAAAGTTTAAATCAAAGAAATATCCGAAACAAAGTTTTCAATCAAAATGTGTAGGTAAAAACATTAAACAAGTTAATAAACATCATGTTAAATTACCGAAATTAGGAATTGTGAGATTCAAAGCAGGAATTAAAATCCCTGAAAAAATTAAATCAGTAACTGTTCGTCTATCACCAACAGGAAAATATTATGCTGTGCTGCTTGTTGAATATGAAAACCAAACATTCAACAAAACAGGAAGGCAATTAGGTATTGACCTGGGTGTTGCCGATTTAGTCATTGGATCGGATGGTATTAAGTTCCCTACCATTCGTTTTGACAAAATCTTAGCCAAAAAGAAATATTACTGGGAGAAACGGTTAGCTAGACGTAGATTGCAAGCTCAGAAAGAAATCGCATGGGATAAGCATAATAAGGTACTTAATCCCAGATGCCTCGATGACTTTAAAAATTATAAAAAGGCCAAATTAATGGTTGCTGAATACAATGAGAAAATGACTAATCAACGCAATGACTATCTCCATAAAATTACAATGCAATTAGTTAAAGATAATGATGTCATTGTCATGGAAGATTTGAAAGCAAAAAATCTTCTACGCAATCACAAATTATCCAGAGCAATTGTTAATCAATCCTGGCGGGAAATGAGACGGATGCTTGAATACAAATGTGCATGGTGTGGTAAAAAATTAGTCATTGTCAATCCCTATAAGACATCACAAATATGCTCGGAATGTGGTTATGATGACGGAAAGCATACGTTAGACATAAGGGACTGGACATGCCCTGGCTGTGGGCACCATCACGATAGAGATATTAACGCAGCAAAGAATATTCTTCGGCTCGGGACGAGCCTTGGTAAAAGAGTTGTGACCTCTGCCTGA